From one Dethiosulfovibrio peptidovorans genomic stretch:
- a CDS encoding cell envelope biogenesis protein TolA — protein sequence MATSLTEEIKKVEAQAKKRVVDARSEAAKIVSQAKDEAEKARKESKQEAYKMFKSRLAEVEAEAEKNAEATVAQGEKDAKKFVDSHRKGIDKVSSWVAEEVMARYGRG from the coding sequence ATGGCGACCAGTCTCACCGAGGAGATAAAAAAGGTGGAGGCGCAGGCGAAAAAGCGTGTGGTTGACGCCCGATCCGAGGCGGCGAAGATCGTCTCTCAGGCGAAGGACGAGGCTGAGAAGGCTCGTAAGGAATCAAAGCAGGAAGCGTATAAGATGTTCAAATCCCGATTGGCCGAGGTGGAAGCCGAGGCGGAGAAGAACGCTGAGGCCACGGTGGCTCAAGGGGAGAAAGACGCAAAAAAATTCGTGGACTCCCATCGGAAGGGGATCGACAAGGTATCCTCTTGGGTAGCGGAAGAGGTGATGGCTCGATATGGGCGTGGCTAG